The window CGCAGTCGAGCGGGAGCGAGCTCCCTCGCCACAATGGCCTACACGTCTGAGGTCAGTGAGCAGTCAGCTCGATCACACAGCACTGGCCAGCAGTTGATATCTCCAGCAATCCGGTGTTACCGCTCAGTTGCAGGCAGTCATAAAGCCCCAGTGCCTCGACAGCCGTATCAATCTTGACCCTCAGCGTCGGAGCCGCACTGAACACCAACACCGTCCCCGCCTCACTGAAAAACCGCTGCTGGCCGCCCATCCACTGCAACCGCGCGCGGTAACGCAGTGGCGCGTAGATCAGGTTGAAATCACGAATCGGCCCGCCCAGCAACGTGCAGTGCACATGGCTCTCGCCGTTGAATGCAAAAGGGTCCAGCGGATGCAAAGCCCGCGTAACCTGACCATCGACGTTCAGCGTCATGCCGTCACCCTGCAAGACACTGATGACCCGCTCGTAACCGGCGAAGCTGGAAAAGCCACCCGACTCAGCAATATCGGCAATCGACAGGCGCCAGCCGAAACCGTCCAGGCCGGTACCCGCATCACGGGTAATTTCTTCGGTGCTGCCGCCGCCGTTTTTCCATGGCATGCGTGGATAATCGGCGGCGCGCAGAACTTTCATCTGCTTGATCATTTATGAAAGCGTCCTTCCAGACGATGACGGGAACCGGGGTGAATCAGGCGCGCGGCGGTTACCGGCTGACGCCCCGACCAGGTGCGGCGGCGAATCAACAGGCATGGCTCGCCCCGTTCGATCTGCAGCAGCTTGCACTCGCTCGCCTCAGCGAGAATCGCTTCAACCACGTGCTCGCCTTCGGTCAGCGGCGCAACCTGGTTGAGGTAGGCGTAGGGCGTTTGCAGGGTGAAGTCCTGCTTGAGGTAGTCCGGGGCCACCAGGGCATTGACGAAACGGTCCTCGATTTGCACGGGGATGTCGTTTTCGAAATGAACGATCAGCGAATGGAATACCTTCTGGCCTTCGCGCATGTCCAGGGCCAGGGCGCGCTCGGAACCGGCGGCCTCCTCCTCCAGCGTGATGACCTTGCACGTATGGCGGTGGCCTCGGGAGGCGATCTCGTCGGCAATGTTATGCACTTCGAACAACGCCGACTGGCTCTTGGGCTCGGCCACGAAGGTGCCGACGCCCTGCATGCGCACCAACAGGCCGTCGGCGGTCATCTCACGCAGGGCACGATTGATGGTCATGCGGCTGAAACCCAGTTGGCTGACCAGTTCGCTTTCCGACGGCACGCGGTAATGCGGCGGCCAGTTTCCACTGTCGATCTGCTGGGTGATCATCTGTTTGACGCGGGCGTACAAGGGCGCCGGACTGTCGCCCATGTTTGCGGCCAGCGGCGGTTTGGCAGGCGGAGTCGGCACGGCGGTTCCTTGTTCTGCAAAAGAAGGGTGCTAGCTTGCCGGAGTTTACCGGGCAGGCAAACGTCTGTATATGTATATACAAATTACGCACGATGAGGTTGAACCATGTCCGCCTTCTTTGCCGAACGCGCGCTGCTGCCTAGTGGATGGGCCCATGATGTACGTTTTGAAGTCGACGCCAGCGGCGTCTTGACTCATATCCAGGCCGATTCCCAGGCAAACGGCGCCGAACGGCTGGGCGGGCCACTGTTGCCTGGCATGCCGAACCTGCACTCCCACGCCTTCCAGCGGGCCATGGCCGGGCTGGCGGAAGTGGCGGGCAACCCCAACGACAGTTTCTGGACCTGGCGCGACCTGATGTACAGCCTCGTCGGAAAAATCAGCCCCGATCAGCTCGGCATCATCGCCCGACAGCTGTACATCGAAATGCTCAAGGCCGGTTACACCTCGGTCGCCGAATTCCATTATGTACACCACGACACCGACGGCACGCCTTACGCCGACCCGGCGGAACTGGCCCTGCGCATCAGCCAGGCCGCCAGCGCCGCCGGCATCGGCCTGACCCTGCTGCCGGTGCTCTACAGCCATTCCGGTTTCGGTGGCCAGGCCCCCAATGACGGGCAACGTCGATTCATCAACAGCACCGAAAACTACTTGAAACTTCAGTCACGCTTGCAGCCGATCCTGGCCGGGCAACCAGCCCAGGCGCTGGGTTTGTGTTTCCACTCGCTGCGCGCCGTGACCCCCGGGCAAATCCAGGAAGTGCTGGCCGCCAGCGACCGCCATTGCCCGGTGCACATCCACATTGCCGAGCAGCAAAAGGAAGTCGACGACTGCCTGAGCTGGAGTGGCGCCCGACCGCTGCAATGGCTGTACGAAAACACCGAGGTGGATCAGCGCTGGTGCCTGGTCCACGCCACCCACGCCAATGCTCACGAAGTCAGCCTCATGGCCAGGAGCCAGGCGATTGCCGGCCTGTGCCTGACCACCGAAGCCAACCTGGGTGACGGGATTTTCCCGGCCGTGGATTTCCTCGCCCAGGGCGGACGTCTTGGGATCGGTTCCGACAGCCATGTGTCGTTGAGCGTGGTGGAAGAGCTGCGCTGGCTGGAATACGGCCAGCGCCTGCGAGATCAACGGCGCAACCGCTTGTATCGGGCCGATCAACCGATGGTCGGGCGCACCTTGTTCGATGCCGCGCTGCAAGGGGGTGCCCAGGCGTTGGGACAACCGGTCGGCGCCCTCGAAGTGGGCAAGCGCGCCGACTGGCTGGTGCTCGATGGCAACGATCCATACCTGGCCACCGCCAACGGCGATGGGATTCTCAATCGCTGGCTGTTTGCCGGCGCAGATCGTCAGGTGCGGGATGTGATGGTTGGCGGGCAATGGGTCGTGCGTGACGGGCATCATGCCGGGGAGGAGGACAGTGCGCGGGCGTTTACTCAAGTCTTGCGCGAACTGTTGGGTTGACCACAAAACTGTGGGAGCGAGCCTGCTCGCGATGGCGGTCTATCAGTCAACATCTGTGTTGAATGTGACGACCTCATCGCGAGCAGGCTCGCTCCCACATTTGATCGGTGACTATCAATCCGAAGTCTTGGCCATCTGCCGATCCGAGGCACGCCAGATCAACCGTGTTGTGTCGTAACCCTGCTGGCGCGCCTTACTCAGCAGTTCTTCGCGCACAACGCCATTGACCGTCGGGGTTCGGGACAGCAACCACATGTAGCGACGACTCGGGTCACCGACGATGGCGGTCTTGTAATCATCGCTGACATACAGGACCCAGTATTGCCCCTTCGCCACACCCGGCACGATCCGCGAAAACCAGTTATCAAACTCGACCCAGAGCTTGTCGGTCTTGCCCGGCACTTGAGGCGTTGCAGTGCCCCTGGCTTCTTCCCACTGCCAGTCCGAGGTCAGGCAGCGGTTGAACACATCCACATTGCCGTCAGGCTTGAGGGTGTAGTGGGCTTCCGATTGCGCGCAGTTGCGCTGGAAGTACATCGGTAGACGGGCCAACTCGTACCAGGTCCCTTGGTAACGCTTGAGGTCGACGCTGTTGACAGTCTTTGGCGCCAACGGGTCTTCGCCAGAAGTGGCACAGCCAGCCAATACCAGGCCGGCAAAAAGCACTAACAATAACCGCATCATTATTTTTCTCCCGCGGGCCGGTGGCCCCGGTTTACTTCAGGCCTTGGCCGGAAAACATCAACACTTTGTCACCGGCGTACTGCACGCTGATAAAGCTCTTCTGGTCGCCCCAGGTGCAACTGGACATGCCGAGCGCGCCCGAACAATCGGTCGGTTTCCCCAACAACGCTTCGACTTCGGCCTTGGGCATGCCGGCAGACAGTTTCGAATAGTTTTCCTGGTTGACCTTGCTGCATGCCGTCAACAAGACGCACAAGGACAACAGGGCGATAGATCGCAGCGACATGGTGTAACTCCTGGAACGGAAGGGGGTGGCAGGGTGCCAACCAGAACCTTAGAAGAGAAAACCCCTATCTGGTTCCCCGACAGACCCAGTATTTGTTGGGCTTTGGGCCGGTGTTTCATGGATGAATCAACCCGTTTGTGACGCCGTCGTGTATTTCGTCGGGATTAGCCTGCACGCGCCTGATTCAAAGCGCTTTGGAGCCGATAAAAAGAGCAGCGCGATGCCAGGTGTTATGGCAAATTGACGCCCCTTCCAGACCAGCTCCTCTGCGGTAGCGTTCTTAATGACCAGAAACATGAAATTCAGCCACAAAATCCTGCTGGCTGCTGCGCTCGTGGTAGCCGTTGCATTCGCCTGCTTCATCCTGTTCAACGACTACCGTCAGCGCCAGGGCTTGCAAGCCAGCACCGAGACCTCCATGCAGGAGCTCGGCAGCCTGACCAGCCGCAACATTCAAACCTGGGTCGAAGGCCGCACCCAATTGCTGCAATCGTTGGCCCAGCAGATTGCCGTGGACGGCAGCAGTGCCGATAGTCTCAAGCGCGCCGTGGGCCTACCGGCCTACACCGGCAACTTCCAGCTCAGCTATTTCGGTGGCACCGACGGCGTGATGTTCTCGGTACCGGCCGGCAATCGTGCGGCCGACTACGATCCCCGCGCCCGTGGCTGGTACAAGGCCGCCAACAGCGCCCAACAAACCATCGTCACCGAACCCTACATCGCCGCCTCGTCGGGCAAACTGGTAATAACCGTCGCCACCCCGGTACAACATCAGAACCAGATGATCGGCGTGGCCGGTGCGGACATCGACCTGTCCAGCGTCAGCGCCATCATCAACTCGCTGAATTTTGGCGGCCACGGCCATGCGTTCATCGTCAGCGCCGACGGCAAGATCCTCATCCACCCCGACAGCAAGCGCGTGCTCAAGACCCTGGCCGAGGCCTACCCTGACGGCGCACTGCACGTCAGCCCAGGCATGAAAGAAGTCGAGCTCGACGGCAAGACTCAATACCTCTCCTTCACGCGGGTCAACGGCGTACCGGGGGCCGACTGGTACGTGGCGCTGGTGCTCGACAAGAACACTGCCCTGGCGATGCTCAGCGAGTTCCGTACTTCGGCGCTGATCGCCATGGTGATTGCCGTAGTATTCATCATCGCCCTGCTGGGCATGCTGATCCGCGTGCTGATGCAACCGCTGCTGACCATGGGCCGCGCCATGCATGACATCGCCGAAGGCGAAGGCGACCTGACACGCCGTCTGACCATCCATGGCCAGGACGAATTCGGCGCTCTGGGCACGTCGTTCAACCGTTTCGTGGAGCGTATTCACACGTCGATCCGCGAAGTGGCCTCGGCCACCGGTCTGGTCAACGAAGTCGCGCTGCGTGTGGTCAGCGCGTCAAACTCGTCGATGGTCAATTCCGATCAGCAGGCTTCACGCACCAGCAGCGTAGCCGCGGCGATCAACCAGCTCGGTGCCGCCGCCCAGGAAATCGCCCAGAACGCCGCCCTCGCCTCGCAACATTCCAGCGATGCCCGCAGCCTGGCCGAAGACGGTCAACACGTGGTGGATAAAACCATCACCGCCATGCAGCAGTTGTCCGCCAAGATCAGCGATTCGTGCGGCAACATCGAAACCCTGAACAACAATACGGTGAACATCGGCCAGATCCTTGAGGTGATCACCAGCATTTCCCAGCAGACCAACCTGCTCGCCCTGAACGCAGCCATCGAAGCCGCCCGGGCCGGTGAAGCCGGTCGCGGCTTCGCGGTGGTGGCCGATGAAGTGCGCAACCTGGCTCATCGCACCCAGGATTCGGCGCAGCAGGTGCAGAAGATGATCGAGGAGCTGCAAGTCGGCGCCCGGGAAGCGGTCCTGACCATGACCGACAGCCAGCGCCAGAGCGAAAGCAGCGTCGGCATCGCCAACCAGGCCGGCGAACGCCTGGGCAGCGTGACCCAGCGCATCGGTGAAATCGACGGCATGAACCAGTCCGTGGCCACCGCCACAGAAGAGCAGACCGCCGTGGTGGAATCGATCAACGTCGACATCACCGAAATCAACACGCTGAACCAGGAAGGTGTGGAAAACCTGCAAGCGACATTGCGGGCCTGTGCCGACCTTGAACAGCAAGCGGCGCGGTTGAAGCAGTTGGTGGGTAGTTTCCGAATCTAGTGCCCGGGCGGGCCCCATCGCGAGCAAGCTCGCTCCCACACCGATCTCTGTCGGACACAAAATCCGCGATCACCAAAGATCAACTGTGGGAGCGAGCCTGCTCGCGATGGCGATAGTAGCCGCAACGCAATCTAGAACCTGGACCCAGGCCTGTTCAAAAACTCGATTTCATCAGCCGTGGACTCACGCCCCAACACCGCATTGCGATGGGGGAAACGTCCAAACTGCGCAATGATCTTCTGATGCCGCTCGGCGTAATCCAGGTTGTCTTCGAACACCGCCCGATCCGCCTCGGGCTGCTCGCGGGTCAGTTCGATGAAACGGGACACCGCTTCATTCTGCACTGCCAGGTTTTCGCAATGTTCGAGCACCAGGTAGATGAACACCCGCTGGATAGGTTCGAGTTGCCGGTCGAAACCCGCCGCCATGCCCTGGGCCACCAGCGCTTGGGCACGCAGGTCACCGGAAAAAGCCTTGGGGGAGTCGCGAAAGATCATCCGCGGGAGCTGATCAAGCAGCAGCACCAGGGCCAGCCAGCCTTCGGGGCGTTGCGCCCAGTCGGTCAATCCGCCGGCCAGTGCCTGCTCGACCTGATCGCCGAAGCGCTCTTGCGCTTGGCGATCATGCCGTTTGCCGAACCACAGCTTGCCCTTGTCAGCGGCTATTTCGTCCGGCGATTTGGCGGAGCCAAACCACCAATCGAGCAACGGCTGCCAGGGCTGGGCCATGATTTATTCCTTGTGGTAGGCCGTGGCGCGGGCGACCTCTTCCTTCGAGCCAAGGAACACCGCCACACGCTGGTGCAGGCCTTCGGGCTGGATGTCGAGAATACGCTGGTGACCGTCAGTGGACGCACCGCCAGCCTGTTCCACCAGGAACGACATCGGGTTGGCTTCGTACATCAGACGCAGTTTGCCCGGCTTGGACGGCTCGCGGCTGTCGCGCGGGTACATGAACAGACCGCCACGGGTCAGGATGCGGTGTACGTCCGCGACCATCGCGGCGACCCAGCGCATGTTGTAGTTCTTTTTCAGCGGACCTTCTTCACCGGCCAGCAATTCGCTCACATAGCGTTGTACCGGGGCTTCCCAGTGACGCTGATTGGACATGTTGATGGCGAATTCCTGGGTGGTTTCAGGAATGGTGATGTCTTCGTGGGTCAGGACGAAGCTGCCCATCTCACGGTCCAGCGTGAAGCCTTTGACGCCGTCGCCCAGGGTCAGCACCAGCATGGTCTGCGGGCCATAGATGGCATAACCGGCGGCGACCTGTTCGGTGCCTGGCTGCAGGAACGCCTTTTCATTCAAGGCTTCATTCTGGCTCAGGTATTCGTTCGGGCAACGCAATACCGAGAAGATGGTGCCCACTGGCGCGTTGATATCGATGTTCGACGAACCGTCCAGTGGGTCGAACACCAGCAGGTAAGCACCCTTGGGGTATTTGCCTGGGATCTGGTAGGCGTTGTCCATTTCCTCGGACGCCATGCCGGCCAGGTGGCCGCCCCATTCGTTGGCTTCGAGCAGAATTTCGTTAGAGAGCACGTCGAGCTTCTTCTGCACTTCGCCCTGCACGTTTTCGGTGCCCATGCTGCCCAGGACACCACCCAGGGCGCCTTTGGATACGGCGTGGCTGATCTCCTTGCATGCACGCGCCACCACTTCGATCAAAAAGCGCAGATCGGCAGGGGTGTTGTTGCTGCGGGTCTGCTCAATCAAATAGCGACTCAAGGTAACGCGGGACATGGACGGCTCCGAAGAATAGGGGGCGGAAAAACCTGCGCAGTTTAGCGCGAGTCGGGACTTAATTCCTCCTATGAGACGGGGAATGGAGGATTGAGTTCACGGGGTCGCGCCTCGCTTGGGTATTTCTGTTGTCGATAGGACGCTATCGCGAGCAGGCTCGCTCCCACATTTGATCTTCTGCGGACACAGTTTTTGTATACGACATAAATCCAGTGTGGGAGCGAGCCTGCTCGCGATGGGTGTGCAGCACCTCAGTTTTTGACCGGCGGCTTGCGCAGCAAGCTCAATGCCATCCCCGCGAGGACCAGTACGCTGATCAGCAACACCGCCCACAAGCCGATCTTCTTCCAGTTGGTCTCGATGGTCGCAGGCGTGGAGGCGGTAACCGGTGTCGAGGTGGCCGCACCGCTCAGCGTCGCCGTACCCAGGGTCGCCAGGCGTGACGGCTTGTAATCGGGCACCAGCGTGGCCAGTGGCAGGCTGGCCGCTTTCGCCGTCGCATTGCCCAGCGCCAGGCTGTAGGGCCCCTCGCCACGCGCCAGGAACACCACCTGGGTCGGGCGCACGGCAAAACGCAAGGCTGGCGCTTGGGCACCGAGGCCGCCGCCTCGCTCGTCCACCGTCAGCTTCAATTGCTGCACGGTCTGCCCCGACAGCTGCAGTTGGTTTTGCAGCACATCCTGGCCGTTCTGGGTCAGGCGATACAGCAAGCCGCTGCCCAGCGATTGCCACGGCTGGCTGCTTTCACGCCGTCCGGCCAGGGTCACCGGTGCCAGGCTGTTGGCCTGGCTCAGTTCGACCTGCACCTGTTCGACATTCAACCCCATGGGCAACTGCCAGGTGTATTGCCCAGCCTTCGTGGTGCTACCGGCCAAAGGCTGCGACCAGACCAACGGCAACGGCAGGCTCTCGCGACTGCCGCTCTGCAACTGGGCCGAGGTCAACACCGGCGCCGATGATGGCGATTCCCATAACAACCGCAGATAACGCGCCGGCTGTCCTGGCAAGCTGACCTCATGCTGCTCCACTCGCTCATCAGCAAAGGTCAGCCGCGCCACCTGGCCTTCGCCCCACGCCTGCCAGTGTTGCAGGTCGTCACTGGCTTCGATGGTGAAGCGCTGGAAGCCGTCGCGCTCGCTGGTCCAGTCGAGGATCAGCTGCTGCAAGGGCGCCTTGATCGCACTGGCATCCAGCAGCCAGCCGCGCAGTTCCTCCTCCCCCGCCTCGAGCCGGCTGGACGGTTGCACCTGCACCAGCGTGCCGTTGGCGCTCGATTGCACCCGTACGCTGGGCGCGCGCTCGTTGTCATCGGCGGCGTTGTACAACGGGAACCACTTCACGTCGGTGGTGCTGTTTTCCCGGCTCCGGGCCGTCTCGCGAACCAATGCGTAGGCCTGTGCCTGCCCGGCGGCGTTGAACACCCGCAGGTCGCTCAGATCGGTCTGGCGCGCTTGCAACTGAATCTCCAGGGGCAACGCCAGGCGATACCAAGGCCCCTCGCCGCTCAAGGCCAATTGCACCTGATGGGCAAAGTCCGCCGGCTGTTCCTGGGCCGTCACCGACAAGGCCACCCACAACCCCACCACGCCCAACCCGATGCGACTCAACTTGTGACTCAAGACGACACTCCCTCACTGACAGGTATTGGCGGCTCGGTCCGCGAGCCCCCTTCCGGGCGTTTTGGCGGCAGCGGCGCGAAGTAGCCCACCACCAACAGCAATACACCCACGCCGATAAACGACACGATCCGCGCCAGACCGCCACGGTTGCTCAATTCGACAAAGAACAGCTTGGCCACCACCACGGCGATCAACGCCGCACCGATCAGCCAGACCTCACGACGATGGCGCAAATGCCCGCCGATCATCAGGCCCAGGGCAATCAGGGTCCAGACGATGGACAGCCCGGCCTGCACGAACATGGATTCGAGCAACGCATCCAGCTCGAACGGCACGCCGATCCAATGGTGGGCACTGCGCATCACCACGGCGGTGAAGAACGCGAACAGCGACACGCCGGCGATCAACTGGGCGACGTGTCCGGCATGACCCCACCGGATTGCCAGTTGCGCCACCGCGCTGCGGGCCCACGCGTAGACGCCAAACAAGGCGAACAGCAAGCCCAGCTCCAACGGGTTGAGCAGCGGCACATAGGGCAACGGCTCGGCGCTGCCGTCGCTGAAGGTGTTGGCCAGCCAGAACCAGCCCAGCATCAACAGGGCCAGGGGTGCCGCC is drawn from Pseudomonas rhizophila and contains these coding sequences:
- a CDS encoding HutD family protein — protein: MKQMKVLRAADYPRMPWKNGGGSTEEITRDAGTGLDGFGWRLSIADIAESGGFSSFAGYERVISVLQGDGMTLNVDGQVTRALHPLDPFAFNGESHVHCTLLGGPIRDFNLIYAPLRYRARLQWMGGQQRFFSEAGTVLVFSAAPTLRVKIDTAVEALGLYDCLQLSGNTGLLEISTAGQCCVIELTAH
- the hutC gene encoding histidine utilization repressor, with translation MGDSPAPLYARVKQMITQQIDSGNWPPHYRVPSESELVSQLGFSRMTINRALREMTADGLLVRMQGVGTFVAEPKSQSALFEVHNIADEIASRGHRHTCKVITLEEEAAGSERALALDMREGQKVFHSLIVHFENDIPVQIEDRFVNALVAPDYLKQDFTLQTPYAYLNQVAPLTEGEHVVEAILAEASECKLLQIERGEPCLLIRRRTWSGRQPVTAARLIHPGSRHRLEGRFHK
- a CDS encoding formimidoylglutamate deiminase; translation: MSAFFAERALLPSGWAHDVRFEVDASGVLTHIQADSQANGAERLGGPLLPGMPNLHSHAFQRAMAGLAEVAGNPNDSFWTWRDLMYSLVGKISPDQLGIIARQLYIEMLKAGYTSVAEFHYVHHDTDGTPYADPAELALRISQAASAAGIGLTLLPVLYSHSGFGGQAPNDGQRRFINSTENYLKLQSRLQPILAGQPAQALGLCFHSLRAVTPGQIQEVLAASDRHCPVHIHIAEQQKEVDDCLSWSGARPLQWLYENTEVDQRWCLVHATHANAHEVSLMARSQAIAGLCLTTEANLGDGIFPAVDFLAQGGRLGIGSDSHVSLSVVEELRWLEYGQRLRDQRRNRLYRADQPMVGRTLFDAALQGGAQALGQPVGALEVGKRADWLVLDGNDPYLATANGDGILNRWLFAGADRQVRDVMVGGQWVVRDGHHAGEEDSARAFTQVLRELLG
- a CDS encoding lipocalin family protein; its protein translation is MMRLLLVLFAGLVLAGCATSGEDPLAPKTVNSVDLKRYQGTWYELARLPMYFQRNCAQSEAHYTLKPDGNVDVFNRCLTSDWQWEEARGTATPQVPGKTDKLWVEFDNWFSRIVPGVAKGQYWVLYVSDDYKTAIVGDPSRRYMWLLSRTPTVNGVVREELLSKARQQGYDTTRLIWRASDRQMAKTSD
- a CDS encoding lipoprotein; this encodes MSLRSIALLSLCVLLTACSKVNQENYSKLSAGMPKAEVEALLGKPTDCSGALGMSSCTWGDQKSFISVQYAGDKVLMFSGQGLK
- a CDS encoding methyl-accepting chemotaxis protein, whose product is MTRNMKFSHKILLAAALVVAVAFACFILFNDYRQRQGLQASTETSMQELGSLTSRNIQTWVEGRTQLLQSLAQQIAVDGSSADSLKRAVGLPAYTGNFQLSYFGGTDGVMFSVPAGNRAADYDPRARGWYKAANSAQQTIVTEPYIAASSGKLVITVATPVQHQNQMIGVAGADIDLSSVSAIINSLNFGGHGHAFIVSADGKILIHPDSKRVLKTLAEAYPDGALHVSPGMKEVELDGKTQYLSFTRVNGVPGADWYVALVLDKNTALAMLSEFRTSALIAMVIAVVFIIALLGMLIRVLMQPLLTMGRAMHDIAEGEGDLTRRLTIHGQDEFGALGTSFNRFVERIHTSIREVASATGLVNEVALRVVSASNSSMVNSDQQASRTSSVAAAINQLGAAAQEIAQNAALASQHSSDARSLAEDGQHVVDKTITAMQQLSAKISDSCGNIETLNNNTVNIGQILEVITSISQQTNLLALNAAIEAARAGEAGRGFAVVADEVRNLAHRTQDSAQQVQKMIEELQVGAREAVLTMTDSQRQSESSVGIANQAGERLGSVTQRIGEIDGMNQSVATATEEQTAVVESINVDITEINTLNQEGVENLQATLRACADLEQQAARLKQLVGSFRI
- a CDS encoding DUF924 family protein, with translation MAQPWQPLLDWWFGSAKSPDEIAADKGKLWFGKRHDRQAQERFGDQVEQALAGGLTDWAQRPEGWLALVLLLDQLPRMIFRDSPKAFSGDLRAQALVAQGMAAGFDRQLEPIQRVFIYLVLEHCENLAVQNEAVSRFIELTREQPEADRAVFEDNLDYAERHQKIIAQFGRFPHRNAVLGRESTADEIEFLNRPGSRF
- a CDS encoding class 1 fructose-bisphosphatase; amino-acid sequence: MSRVTLSRYLIEQTRSNNTPADLRFLIEVVARACKEISHAVSKGALGGVLGSMGTENVQGEVQKKLDVLSNEILLEANEWGGHLAGMASEEMDNAYQIPGKYPKGAYLLVFDPLDGSSNIDINAPVGTIFSVLRCPNEYLSQNEALNEKAFLQPGTEQVAAGYAIYGPQTMLVLTLGDGVKGFTLDREMGSFVLTHEDITIPETTQEFAINMSNQRHWEAPVQRYVSELLAGEEGPLKKNYNMRWVAAMVADVHRILTRGGLFMYPRDSREPSKPGKLRLMYEANPMSFLVEQAGGASTDGHQRILDIQPEGLHQRVAVFLGSKEEVARATAYHKE
- a CDS encoding DUF3999 domain-containing protein — encoded protein: MSHKLSRIGLGVVGLWVALSVTAQEQPADFAHQVQLALSGEGPWYRLALPLEIQLQARQTDLSDLRVFNAAGQAQAYALVRETARSRENSTTDVKWFPLYNAADDNERAPSVRVQSSANGTLVQVQPSSRLEAGEEELRGWLLDASAIKAPLQQLILDWTSERDGFQRFTIEASDDLQHWQAWGEGQVARLTFADERVEQHEVSLPGQPARYLRLLWESPSSAPVLTSAQLQSGSRESLPLPLVWSQPLAGSTTKAGQYTWQLPMGLNVEQVQVELSQANSLAPVTLAGRRESSQPWQSLGSGLLYRLTQNGQDVLQNQLQLSGQTVQQLKLTVDERGGGLGAQAPALRFAVRPTQVVFLARGEGPYSLALGNATAKAASLPLATLVPDYKPSRLATLGTATLSGAATSTPVTASTPATIETNWKKIGLWAVLLISVLVLAGMALSLLRKPPVKN